From a region of the Falco peregrinus isolate bFalPer1 chromosome 5, bFalPer1.pri, whole genome shotgun sequence genome:
- the TADA3 gene encoding transcriptional adapter 3 encodes MSELKDCPLQFHDFKSVDHVKVCPRYTAVLARSEDDGIGIEELDTLQLELETLLSSASRRLRVLEAETQILTDWQDKKGDRRFLKLSKDHDVGTSVKHGKPKKQKLEGKGGHGTGPGPGRPKSKNLQPKIQEYEFQDDPIDVPRIPKNDAPNRFWASVEPYCADLTNEEVRVLEELLKPPEDEAEHYKIPPLGKHYSQRWAQEDLLEEQKDGARAAAAADKKKGVLGPLTELDTKDVDALLKKSEAQHEQPEDGCPFGPLTQRLLQALVEENIISPVEDSPIPEIAGKDSGADGASTSPRSQNKPFSVPHTKSLEGRIKEELVAQGLLESEDRPAEDSEDEVLAELRKRQAELKALSAHNRAKKHELLRLAKEELHRQELRQRVRMADNEVMDAFRKIMAARQKKRTPTKKEKDQAWKTLKERESILKLLDG; translated from the exons ATGAGCGAGCTGAAGGACTGCCCGCTGCAGTTCCACGACTTCAAGTCGGTGGACCACGTGAAGGTGTGCCCCCGGTACACGGCTGTGCTGGCCCGCTCGGAGGACGACGGCATCGGCATCGAGGAGCTGGACacgctgcagctggagctggagacGCTGCTCTCCTCTGCCAGCCGCCGCCTCCGCGTCCTGGAAGCCGAGACCCAG ATCCTGACGGATTGGCAGGATAAGAAGGGTGACCGGCGATTCCTGAAGCTGAGCAAGGATCATGATGTGGGCACCTCTGTCAAACATGGGAAGCCCaagaagcagaagctggaggGCAAAGGTGGCCATGGGACTGGGCCTGGCCCTGGCCGGCCCAAGTCCAAGAACCTTCAGCCCAAGATCCAGGAATACGAGTTCCAGGATGATCCCATTGATGTGCCCCGCATTCCCAAAAACGATGCTCCAAACAG GTTTTGGGCATCAGTGGAGCCATACTGTGCCGATCTCACCAATGAGGAGGTCAGAGTCCTGGAGGAGCTGCTCAAGCCGCCGGAGGATGAGGCTGAGCATTACAAG ATCCCACCGCTGGGGAAGCATTACTCCCAGCGCTGGGCCCAGGAGGACCTGCTGGAGGAACAGAAGGATGGGGCTCGGgcggcagctgctgctgacaaAAAGAAAGGCGTTCTGGGGCCACTGACCGAGCTGGACACCAAAG ATGTTGATGCCCTCCTGAAGAAGTCGGAGGCCCAGCATGAGCAGCCGGAGGATGGGTGTCCCTTTGGGCCCCTGACGCAACGTCTCCTGCAGGCCCTCGTGGAG GAGAACATCATCTCCCCTGTTGAGGACTCCCCCATCCCTGAGATTGCCGGCAAGGACTCAGGAGCCGACGGTGCCAGCACATCTCCCCGCAGCCAGAACAAGCCCTTCAG TGTTCCCCACACCAAGTCGCTGGAGGGGCGGATCAAGGAGGAACTGGTGGCCCAGGGCCTGCTGGAGTCGGAGGACCGGCCGGCCGAGGACTCGGAGGATGAGGTGCTGGCCGAGTTGCGCaagaggcaggcagagctgaaggCCCTGAGCGCACACAACCGCGCCAAGAAGCATGAGTTGCTGCG GTTGGCCAAGGAGGAGCTGCATCGGCAGGAGCTGCGGCAGCGTGTCCGCATGGCCGACAACGAGGTGATGGATGCCTTCCGCAAGATCATGGCTGCCCGGCAGAAGAAGCGCACACCCACCAAGAAGGAGAAGGACCAGGCCTGGAAGACCCTGAAGGAGCGGGAGAGCATCCTCAAGCTGCTGGATGGGTAG
- the CAMK1 gene encoding calcium/calmodulin-dependent protein kinase type 1 isoform X1 — MCPQRTHSRLGHRYAALGPPARPAVTRVPPRPAAPFHWRRAGLATPLPVTSGLAGGAAPGGVAAAPRGAGAGAAAAPSVGVGGPRGAPCRWGRMGPAGRRGPRTFGASTTSERSWAPMVALAGGTPALLTPRPPRGAFSEVVLAEEKATQKLVAIKCIAKKALEGKETSIENEIAVLHKIKHPNIVALDDIYESSTHLYLIMQLVSGGELFDRIVEKGFYTERDASTLIRQILDAVKYLHDMGIVHRDLKPENLLYYSVDEDSKIMISDFGLSKIEGCGSVMSTACGTPGYVAPEVLAQKPYSKAVDCWSIGVIAYILLCGYPPFYDENDAKLFEQILQAEYEFDSPYWDDISDSAKDFIQHLMEKDPGKRFTCEQALQHPWIAGDTALDKNIHQSVSEQIKKNFAKSKWKQAFNATAVVRHMRKLQLGTSQEGPGQMTPTSPGERLMGSTSNGSDCRCLPLSRAQRLPPD; from the exons ATGTGTCCCCAAAGGACCCACTCGCGCCTCGGCCACAGGTACGCGGCCCTCGGCCCTCCTGCGCGCCCCGCGGTCACGCGTgtccccccgcgccccgccgcgccgtTCCATTGGCGGCGGGCGGGGCTGGCCACGCCCCTCCCCGTGACGTCAGGGCTGGCCGGCGGCGCCGCGCCGGGAGGAGTCGCCGCTGCTccgcgcggggccggggccggggccgccgcagCGCCGTCG GTGGGAGTGGGTGGCCCCCGCGGGGCACCATGCCgctggggcaggatgggccCAGCTGGAAGAAGAGGACCGAGGACATTCGGCGCATCTACGACTTCCGAGAGGTCCTGGGCAC CGATGGTGGCTCTGGCCGGCggcacccctgccctgctcacccCTCGCCCCCCCAGGGGGGCCTTCTCCGAGGTGGTCCTGGCAGAGGAGAAGGCGACGCAGAAGCTGGTGGCCATCAAGTGCATCGCCAAGAAGGcgctggaggggaaggagacCAGCATCGAGAACGAGATTGCCGTCCTCCACAA GATCAAGCACCCCAACATCGTGGCCTTGGATGACATCTATGAGAGCAGCACCCACCTCTACCTCATCATGCAGCT GGTCTCGGGGGGGGAGCTCTTCGACCGCATCGTGGAGAAGGGCTTCTACACCGAGCGGGATGCCAGCACCCTGATCCGGCAGATCCTTGATGCTGTCAAGTACCTGCACGACATGGGCATCGTCCACCGTGACCTGAAG CCCGAGAACCTGCTCTATTACAGCGTGGACGAGGACTCCAAGATCATGATCAGTGATTTTGGGCTGTCAAAGATTGAGGGCTGCGGCAGCGTCATGTCCACAGCCTGTGGCACCCCCGGCTACGTGG cccctgaggtgctggcacagaAGCCCTACAGCAAGGCAGTGGATTGCTGGTCCATCGGGGTCATCGCCTACATCCT GCTCTGCGGGTACCCCCCTTTCTACGATGAGAACGATGCGAAGCTCTTCGAGCAGATCCTGCAGGCTGAGTACGAGTTTGACTCGCCCTACTGGGATGATATCTCGGACTCCG CCAAGGACTTCATCCAGCACTTGATGGAGAAGGACCCCGGCAAGCGCTTCACCTGCGAGcaagccctgcagcatccctg GATTGCCGGGGACACGGCCCTGGACAAGAACATCCACCAGTCGGTGAGCGAGCAGATCAAGAAGAACTTTGCAAAAAGCAAGTGGAAG CAAGCTTTCAACGCCACGGCGGTGGTGAGACACATGaggaagctgcagctgggaacCAGCCAGGAGGGCCCCGGGCAGATGACTCCCACCAGCCCCGGCGAGCGGCTTATGGGGAGCACCAGCAATG GGTCGGACTGTAGGTGCCTGCCCCTGAGCAGAGCTCAGCGCCTCCCACCGGACTGA
- the CAMK1 gene encoding calcium/calmodulin-dependent protein kinase type 1 isoform X2: MPLGQDGPSWKKRTEDIRRIYDFREVLGTGAFSEVVLAEEKATQKLVAIKCIAKKALEGKETSIENEIAVLHKIKHPNIVALDDIYESSTHLYLIMQLVSGGELFDRIVEKGFYTERDASTLIRQILDAVKYLHDMGIVHRDLKPENLLYYSVDEDSKIMISDFGLSKIEGCGSVMSTACGTPGYVAPEVLAQKPYSKAVDCWSIGVIAYILLCGYPPFYDENDAKLFEQILQAEYEFDSPYWDDISDSAKDFIQHLMEKDPGKRFTCEQALQHPWIAGDTALDKNIHQSVSEQIKKNFAKSKWKQAFNATAVVRHMRKLQLGTSQEGPGQMTPTSPGERLMGSTSNGSDCRCLPLSRAQRLPPD, translated from the exons ATGCCgctggggcaggatgggccCAGCTGGAAGAAGAGGACCGAGGACATTCGGCGCATCTACGACTTCCGAGAGGTCCTGGGCAC GGGGGCCTTCTCCGAGGTGGTCCTGGCAGAGGAGAAGGCGACGCAGAAGCTGGTGGCCATCAAGTGCATCGCCAAGAAGGcgctggaggggaaggagacCAGCATCGAGAACGAGATTGCCGTCCTCCACAA GATCAAGCACCCCAACATCGTGGCCTTGGATGACATCTATGAGAGCAGCACCCACCTCTACCTCATCATGCAGCT GGTCTCGGGGGGGGAGCTCTTCGACCGCATCGTGGAGAAGGGCTTCTACACCGAGCGGGATGCCAGCACCCTGATCCGGCAGATCCTTGATGCTGTCAAGTACCTGCACGACATGGGCATCGTCCACCGTGACCTGAAG CCCGAGAACCTGCTCTATTACAGCGTGGACGAGGACTCCAAGATCATGATCAGTGATTTTGGGCTGTCAAAGATTGAGGGCTGCGGCAGCGTCATGTCCACAGCCTGTGGCACCCCCGGCTACGTGG cccctgaggtgctggcacagaAGCCCTACAGCAAGGCAGTGGATTGCTGGTCCATCGGGGTCATCGCCTACATCCT GCTCTGCGGGTACCCCCCTTTCTACGATGAGAACGATGCGAAGCTCTTCGAGCAGATCCTGCAGGCTGAGTACGAGTTTGACTCGCCCTACTGGGATGATATCTCGGACTCCG CCAAGGACTTCATCCAGCACTTGATGGAGAAGGACCCCGGCAAGCGCTTCACCTGCGAGcaagccctgcagcatccctg GATTGCCGGGGACACGGCCCTGGACAAGAACATCCACCAGTCGGTGAGCGAGCAGATCAAGAAGAACTTTGCAAAAAGCAAGTGGAAG CAAGCTTTCAACGCCACGGCGGTGGTGAGACACATGaggaagctgcagctgggaacCAGCCAGGAGGGCCCCGGGCAGATGACTCCCACCAGCCCCGGCGAGCGGCTTATGGGGAGCACCAGCAATG GGTCGGACTGTAGGTGCCTGCCCCTGAGCAGAGCTCAGCGCCTCCCACCGGACTGA
- the OGG1 gene encoding N-glycosylase/DNA lyase isoform X1, with protein sequence MQLRDSPAACPALWRCLPCPSAELRLDLVLASGQTFRWWQSSPGAWTGVLEGRVWTLRQEQDRLWYTLYGEEGDEEGGPAGAAKPGDAETDQILRDYFQLDVGLPALYRAWGAADPLFRKVAADFPGVRVLRQDPVECLLSFICTSNNHVSRITGMIERLCRTFGRRLCRLDARPFHAFPSLSALTGADAEARLRALGFGYRAKFVSGTARAVAEGLGAEGLRQLRTVPYAEARRVLCTLPGVGTKVADCVCLMALDKAEAVPVDTHVWRIARQRYGMALGGRSLSPRAHQEIGDFFRGLWGPRAGWAQAVLFCADLRKGQEPAGSQDRAPGGRGQDRCGDTTR encoded by the exons ATGCAGCTGCGGGACTCGCCGGCCGCCTGCCCGGCGCTGTggcgctgcctgccctgcccgtCGGCCGAGCTGCGCCTGGACCTGGTGCTGGCGTCGGGGCAAACGTTCCG GTGGTGGCAGAGCAGCCCGGGGGCCTGGACCGGCGTGCTGGAGGGGCGCGTCTGGACGCTGCGGCAGGAGCAGGACCGGCTCTGGTACACGCTGTACGGCGAGGAGGGGGATGAGGAGGGGGGTCCCGCCGGGGCAGCCAAGCCGGGCGATGCCGAGACGGACCAGATCCTGCGTGACTACTTCCAGCTGGACGTGGGGCTTCCAGCCCTGTACCGTGCCTGGGGGGCTGCCGACCCCCTGTTCCGCAAGGTGGCTGCTGACTTCCCAG GGGTGCGGGTGCTGCGGCAGGACCCCGTGGAGTGCCTCCTCTCCTTCATCTGCACCTCCAACAACCACGTCTCCCGCATCACCGGCATGATCGAGCGCCTCTGCCGCACCTTCGGCCGACGCCTCTGCCGCCTCGACGCCCGGCCCTTTCAcgccttcccctccctctcagCGCTCACAG GCGCTGACGCTGAGGCCCGGCTGCGGGCACTGGGCTTTGGGTACCGGGCCAAGTTTGTCAGCGGGACAGCGCGGGCCGTGGCTGAAGGGCTcggggctgaggggctgcgccaGCTGCGTACCGTGCCCTACGCTGAGGCCAGGAGGGTGCTGTGCACCCTGCCCGGCGTGGGCACTAAG gttGCTGACTGCGTCTGCCTGATGGCGCTGGACAAGGCAGAGGCCGTGCCGGTGGACACCCACGTCTGGCGCATTGCCCGGCAGCGCTACGGCATGGCGCTGGGTGGCAGGAGCCTGAGCCCCCGGGCCCACCAAGAGATCG GTGACTTCTTCCGAGGGCTGTGGGGCCCCCGCGCCGGCTGGGCACAGGCA GTCCTCTTCTGTGCTGACCTCCGCAAGGGCCAGGAGCCGGCTGGCAGCCAGGATCGGGCCCCGGGGGGCCGAGGCCAGGACAGATGTGGGGACACGACCCGCTAG
- the OGG1 gene encoding N-glycosylase/DNA lyase isoform X2: protein MQLRDSPAACPALWRCLPCPSAELRLDLVLASGQTFRWWQSSPGAWTGVLEGRVWTLRQEQDRLWYTLYGEEGDEEGGPAGAAKPGDAETDQILRDYFQLDVGLPALYRAWGAADPLFRKVAADFPGVRVLRQDPVECLLSFICTSNNHVSRITGMIERLCRTFGRRLCRLDARPFHAFPSLSALTGADAEARLRALGFGYRAKFVSGTARAVAEGLGAEGLRQLRTVPYAEARRVLCTLPGVGTKVTSSEGCGAPAPAGHRQ from the exons ATGCAGCTGCGGGACTCGCCGGCCGCCTGCCCGGCGCTGTggcgctgcctgccctgcccgtCGGCCGAGCTGCGCCTGGACCTGGTGCTGGCGTCGGGGCAAACGTTCCG GTGGTGGCAGAGCAGCCCGGGGGCCTGGACCGGCGTGCTGGAGGGGCGCGTCTGGACGCTGCGGCAGGAGCAGGACCGGCTCTGGTACACGCTGTACGGCGAGGAGGGGGATGAGGAGGGGGGTCCCGCCGGGGCAGCCAAGCCGGGCGATGCCGAGACGGACCAGATCCTGCGTGACTACTTCCAGCTGGACGTGGGGCTTCCAGCCCTGTACCGTGCCTGGGGGGCTGCCGACCCCCTGTTCCGCAAGGTGGCTGCTGACTTCCCAG GGGTGCGGGTGCTGCGGCAGGACCCCGTGGAGTGCCTCCTCTCCTTCATCTGCACCTCCAACAACCACGTCTCCCGCATCACCGGCATGATCGAGCGCCTCTGCCGCACCTTCGGCCGACGCCTCTGCCGCCTCGACGCCCGGCCCTTTCAcgccttcccctccctctcagCGCTCACAG GCGCTGACGCTGAGGCCCGGCTGCGGGCACTGGGCTTTGGGTACCGGGCCAAGTTTGTCAGCGGGACAGCGCGGGCCGTGGCTGAAGGGCTcggggctgaggggctgcgccaGCTGCGTACCGTGCCCTACGCTGAGGCCAGGAGGGTGCTGTGCACCCTGCCCGGCGTGGGCACTAAG GTGACTTCTTCCGAGGGCTGTGGGGCCCCCGCGCCGGCTGGGCACAGGCAGTGA
- the BRPF1 gene encoding LOW QUALITY PROTEIN: peregrin (The sequence of the model RefSeq protein was modified relative to this genomic sequence to represent the inferred CDS: deleted 1 base in 1 codon) — protein MGVDFDVKTFCHNLRATKPPYECPVGTCRKIYKSYSGIEYHLYHYDHDNPPPPQHTPLRKHKKKGRQARAADKQSPSPSETSQSPGREVMTYAQAQRMVEVDLHGRVHRISIFDNLDVVSEDEEVPEEVPENGSNKENTETQSVPPKSGKHKNKEKRKDSNHHHHNASAGTTPKLPEVVYRELEQDTPDAPPRPTSYYRYIEKSAEELDEEVEYDMDEEDYIWLDIMNERRKTEGVSPIPQEIFEYLMDRLEKESYFESHNKGDPNALVDEDAVCCICNDGECQNSNVILFCDMCNLAVHQECYGVPYIPEGQWLCRRCLQSPSRAVDCALCPNKGGAFKQTDDGRWAHVVCALWIPEVCFANTVFLEPIDSIEHIPPARWKLTCYICKQRGSGACIQCHKANCYTAFHVTCAQQAGLYMKMEPVRETGANGTSFSVRKTAYCDIHTPPGSVRRLPALSHSEGEEEDEEEEEEGKGWSSEKVKKAKAKSRIKMKKARKILAEKRAAAPVVSVPCIPPHRLSKITNRLTIQRKSQFMQRLHSYWTLKRQSRNGVPLLRRLQTHLQSQRNCDQRDTEDKNWALKEQLKSWQRLRHDLERARLLVELIRKREKLKRETIKVQQVALEMQLTPFLILLRKTLEQLQEKDTGNIFSEPVPLSEVTEIYEVPDYLDHIKKPMDFQTMKQNLEAYRYLNFDDFEEDFNLIINNCLKYNAKDTIFYRAAIRLREQGGAVLRQARRQAEKMGIDFETGMHFPHCVTVEEAQVQDIEDEDVRLLLSENQKHLPLEEQLKILLERLDEVSAGKQSIGRSRRAKMIKKEITVLRRKLAHPRDLGRDGLERHSSSARGVLQSHNPCEKDLQTDSAAEESSSQETGKGLGPNSSSTPAHEVGRRTSVLFSKKNPKTAGPPKRPGRPPKNRDSQIAPGHGNSPVGPPQLPIMGSSQRQRKRGRSPRPSSSSDSDSDKSTEDAPMDLPANGFSSGNQPVKKSFLVYRNDCNLPRSSSDSESSSSSSSSAASDRTSTTPSKQGRGKPSFSRVNFPEDSSEDTSGTENESYSVGTGRGVGHGMVRKGMGRGTGWLSEDEDSSLDALDLVWAKCRGYPSYPALIIDPKMPREGMFHHGVPIPVPPLEVLKLGEQMTQEAREHLYLVLFFDNKRTWQWLPRTKLVPLGVNQDLDKEKMLEGRKSNIRKSVQIAYHRAMQHRNKVQGEQSSDSSESD, from the exons ATGGGCGTAGACTTCGACGTGAAGACCTTCTGCCACAACCTGCGGGCCACCAAGCCCCCCTACGAGTGTCCGGTGGGCACCTGCCGCAAGATCTACAAGAGCTACAGCGGGATCGAGTACCACCTCTACCACTATGACCACGAcaacccccccccgccccagcacaCTCCCCTGCGCAAGCACAAGAAGAAGGGGCGCCAGGCCCGCGCCGCTGACAAGCAGTCGCCCAGCCCCTCTGAGACCTCCCAGTCGCCGGGCCGCGAGGTGATGACCTACGCCCAGGCCCAGCGCATGGTGGAGGTGGACCTGCACGGCCGCGTCCATCGCATCAGCATCTTCGATAACCTCGACGTGGTGTCCGAGGACGAGGAAGTTCCCGAGGAGGTGCCTGAGAATGGGAGCAATAAGGAGAACACGGAGACCCAGAGCGTCCCACCCAAATCCGGCAAGCACAAGAACAAGGAGAAGCGCAAGGACTCCAACCACCATCACCACAACGCTTCGGCTGGCACCACCCCCAAGCTCCCCGAGGTGGTGTACCgagagctggagcaggacaCCCCCGATGCCCCACCTCGCCCCACCTCATACTACAG GTACATCGAGAAGTCGGCAGAGGAGCTAGATGAGGAGGTGGAGTACGACATGGATGAGGAAGATTACATCTGGCTGGACATCATGAATGAGCGGCGGAAGACCGAAGGCGTGAGTCCCATTCCCCAGGAGATATTTGAGTATCTGATGGACCGGCTAGAGAAGGAGTCCTACTTTGAGAGCCACAACAAAGGGGATCCAAATGCCTTGGTGGATGAGGATGCCGTCTGTTGCATTTGCAACGATGGGGAATGTCAGAACAGTAATGTCATCCTCTTCTGCGACATGTGCAACCTGGCTGTGCACCAGGAGTGCTACGGGGTGCCCTACATCCCGGAGGGACAGTGGCTATGCAGACGGTGCCTGCAGTCACCGTCACGAGCTGTGGACTGCGCCCTCTGCCCAAACAAG GGGGGGGCCTTCAAGCAGACGGATGATGGGCGCTGGGCACATGTGGTCTGTGCCCTCTGGATCCCAGAGGTGTGCTTTGCAAACACCGTCTTCCTGGAGCCCATCGACAGCATCGAGCACATCCCGCCCGCGCGCTGGAAGCTGACCTGTTACATTTGCAAGCAGCGCGGCTCTGGGGCTTGCATCCAGTGCCACAAAGCCAACTGCTACACTGCCTTCCATGTCACCTGCGCCCAGCAGGCCGGGCTCTACATGAAGATGGAGCCTGTCCGGGAGACGGGAGCCAATGGTACCTCTTTCAGTGTGCGCAAAACTGCCTACTGTGACATCCACACGCCGCCGGGCTCTGTGCGCAGGCTTCCTGCCCTCTCTCACAgtgagggggaagaggaggacgaggaggaggaggaggaagggaagggctgGAGCTCTGAGAAAGTCAAAAAAGCGAAGGCCAAGTCTAGGATCAAGATGAAGAAGGCACGGAAGATCCTGGCGGAGAAACGAGCCGCAGCGCCTGTGGTTTCTGTGCCCTGCATCCCTCCGCACAG GCTCAGTAAGATTACAAACCGTTTAACCATCCAGAGGAAGAGCCAGTTCATGCAGAGGCTGCACAGCTACTGGACTCTGAAGAGGCAGTCCCGCAACGGTGTCCCTTTGCTCCGCCGCCTTCAGACACACTTGCAGTCACAAAGAAACTGTGACCAG AGAGATACTGAGGATAAGAACTGGGCCctgaaggagcagctgaagTCATGGCAGCGCCTCCGCCATGACCTAGAGCGTGCACGCTTGCTGGTGGAGCTGATACGCAAGCGAGAGAAGCTCAAGAGAGAGACG ATCAAAGTGCAGCAGGTGGCACTGGAAATGCAGCTGACCCCCTTCCTTATCCTCCTCCGCAAGACGcttgagcagctgcaggagaaagACACAGGCAACATCTTCAGCGAGCCGGTCCCTCTGTCTGAGGTAACAGAAATCTACGAA GTCCCAGACTACCTGGATCACATCAAGAAGCCGATGGATTTTCagacaatgaaacaaaacctggaAGCCTATCGCTATCTGAATTTCGACGACTTTGAGGAGGATTTCAACCTGATTATCAACAACTGTTTGAAATACAATGCCAAAGACACAATCTTCTACCGGGCAGCCATCCGTCTGCGGGAGCAGGGAGGCGCCGTTCTCCGGCAGGCTCGCCGGCAGGCGGAGAAGATGGGCATTGACTTTGAGACAGGCATGCACTTCCCCCACTGTGTAACGGTGGAAGAGGCTCAGGTCCAAGACATCGAGGACG AAGATGTGCGGCTGCTGCTCTCGGAGAATCAGAAGCACCTGCCTTTGGAGGAGCAGCTAAAGATCCTGCTGGAGCGACTGGATGAGGTCAGTGCTGGCAAGCAGAGCATAGGACGGTCCCGCCGGGCCAAGATGATCAAGAAGGAGATCACAGTCCTACGGCGGAAGCTCGCTCACCCGCGGGACCTGGGCCGAGATGGGCTGGAGCGgcacagctcctctgccaggGGAGTCCTGCAGTCACACAACCCCTGCGAGAAGGACCTGCAGACAGACAGTGCTGCagaagagagcagcagccaggagactGGCAAAG GTCTGGGTCCCAATTCTTCTTCCACCCCAGCACATGAAGTTGGCAGGAGGACATCAGTGCTCTTCTCCAAGAAGAACCCTAAAACTGCAGGCCCTCCAAAACGTCCAGGACGCCCCCCGAAGAATCGAGACAGCCAGATCGCTCCTGGGCATGGGAACAGCCCCGTTGGGCCCCCGCAGCTCCCGATAATGGGGTCCTCACAGCGACAGAGGAAGCGAGGCCGAAGCCCAcgccccagctccagctctgacAGTGACAGTGATAAATCCACTGAAGATGCTCCCATGG ACCTGCCAGCCAACGGTTTTAGCAGCGGGAACCAGCCAGTGAAGAAGAGCTTCCTGGTGTACCGCAACGACTGCAATCTTCCCCGGAGCAGCTCCGACTCGGagtccagcagcagcagcagcagcagtgctgcttcagACCGTACCAG CACAACGCCCTCcaagcagggcagagggaaaCCCTCCTTCTCCCGAGTGAACTTCCCAGAGGACAGCAGCGAGGACACATCCGGGACAGAGAATGAGTCCTACTCCGTGGGCACAGGGCGAGGCGTGGGGCATGGCA TGGTGCGCAAGGGCATGGGGCGTGGCACGGGGTGGCTGTCTGAGGATGAGGATTCCTCCCTGGATGCCCTGGACCTGGTGTGGGCCAAGTGCCGGGGGTATCCCTCCTACCCAGCACTG ATCATCGACCCCAAGATGCCGCGGGAAGGCATGTTCCACCATGGTGTCCCCATCCCCGTGCCCCCCTTGGAGGTGCTGAAGCTGGGGGAGCAGATGACTCAGGAAGCACGCGAGCACCTCTACCTTGTCCTCTTCTTCGACAACAAGCGCACTTG gCAGTGGTTGCCCCGGACAAAGCTGGTGCCGCTGGGGGTGAACCAGGACCTGGACAAGGAGAAGATGCTGGAGGGCCGCAAGTCCAACATCCGCAAGTCGGTGCAGATCGCCTACCACCGCGCCATGCAGCACCGCAACAAGGTGCAGGGCGAGCAGAGCAGCGACTCCAGCGAGAGCGACTGA